The DNA region TGTCGAACACGGCGACGAGCTGGTGGGCGTCCTGCGGCTGCCCGCTGAGTTCGGTGACGCCGGGGGAGCGGATCTCCGACCACGGCAGCACCTGGATCGGCCCGCGCCGCCCCAGCCTGCCGGTGCGCTCGCGGATGGCGACCCGGCCCAGCACCCAGTCGCGGGTGCGGGTCGGCTCCATCGCGATGTCGACCACGACCGCGGTGGTCCCGGTCGCCACGATGTCGACCCGGGCGTCGAGGAGCTGGCCGACGACGAGGACCTCGTTGGGTCGCTGGTGGAAGTGGCGCATGTTGACCGAGCCGGTCGCCAGGGTGATGGCGTTCGGGTCGATCGAGGTGACCCGCAGCATCGGTACGAAGATCCGCCTGCGGGTCGCCAGCTCCACCACCATGCCCAGCACCCTGGGCGGCTGCCCGTCGACGCGCAGCCCGGCCACCAGGTCGCGGATCTTGCCGATGGACTCGCCGTCTGGGCCGAACACCGGCAGGCCAAGGAGCTGCGCGACGAAGATCTTGCTGATGCCTGCCACGCCGTCAGGCTATCCGCGAATCGCCCGCCTCACCGCTCAGCGCAGGGCGTCGCCGCGCTCGGTCCGTCGATAGAGGACCGACCGGCGGTGGCGGGTCTTGGCGACCAGACGCCCTCGGTGGCCATGAACCGCACCCGGTACGAGAGGTCCGCGTCGATCCGGTCGCGCAGACCGGGCCAGCCGTCCTCGATCGCGTATGCCCAGAACCGCTCCAGGCCACGCGCGGCCCGCTTGCCGAACGTGCCCGCGTCGGCGGCGGCCAGCGCGTCGCGGGCGGTGACCCCGGCGTAGCCCAGCTGACGGGCGACCAGCTCCGGCGGCTCTCGACTGCGGGTGACGGCGACAGTCGAACACCGGCCACGTGGCGGCGTCGAAGGTGGCCACGATCACGGGTCCGAGGGGAGCGGCCACTACCGCGGCGTGTTCCGGTCCACCCATCGGCCAACGATTCGAGTCGTGTCGAATCGTTTGGCAAGGGTGGTGGTGGTGCGGTGAGCTTGTGGCCAGGGGGTACGGCCGGGGCCCAGCGCCCCGGCTGTGCTTGTTCATCGGTCGGCGAGGGCCGTGCCGCGGTCGGTGCGGCGGTGGACGACGGCGCGGCCCGCGCGGCCCTTGGTGGGATCAGCACGAACTCGTCGCGCGGGCGACGGCGACAGCCGCACCGCCGCCGGCGTCGCCGCGTCGAAGTGGGCGACCAGGCGGGCCTATCCCCGGAATTGGGCTACTCGGCGAGTGCGAGTGCGACGGCCCTGGCTCCGGGGCTGTCCTCTTCGTCGACCCAGGTCTCGACCGCCCGGACGAACGACCATCGGCGGGCGAGGTCGTGGTCGAGGTCCATCGCGGCGACCACGGCGTCGAGGCGGGCGCGTGGGTCGTCTATGCGGTTCCACAGCAGGGCGAGCACGCCGAACTCCGGGTCGCCCGCGATCGGCTTCGGGTCGATCACCAGCCACGGTTCCCGCTCGCCGCGCAGCACGTTCTCGTAGTGCAGGTCCTCGTTGACCAGCCGGTTTCCCGCTCTCGGCGCCAGTTCGCGGCAGTACGCGACGGCCTGTTCGACTAGTTCGCGGGGCACCGCGCAGTCGCTGGCGGCGAGTTCGTCCGCCCATTGTTCGGCGGTGGTCCGGACGTGGCGCACGACGGCGGGCGAGGGGCGGTCGAGCCTGCGCGCCAGGCCCGCCACGACCTCGATCGCCTCGGTGATCGGGACGTCGAGCAGGGAGGTGTCGGGGTCGAGCCGTTCGAGCAGCATCGACCAGTCCGACGGCTCGTGGGCGAGCAGCCGGACCGCGCCGTCTCCGTCCCAAAGGGACAGTGTGAGCGCCTCGTGTTCGGCTTCCTCGTGCGGCCAGGGAAGTTTCAGGACCGCGGGGGAGCCGTCCGCGCGCCGGACCGGGACGACGAGGGCGACGTATCCGTAGTTCGGCTCGCCGTCCGGCGTCAGGTCCCAGCGGCGGGCGCAGCGGGTGGCGAGGTCGGGCAGGTCGGCGATCCAGCGGAGTTCGTCGGGTTCGGTGAAGCCGTCGGCGAAGTCGGCGGGCACGGTGAGCACAGTGTCAGTGTGGCCACACCGATGTCGCGGTGGCCACAATGGCGGTCCAGATCCAGGCGTGGTCGACTACAACTCTCCAGTGGTTACCGGCCGGTTAACCCCGTTCCGAACGGAGGCTCGATGCGTTCACCGAAGGACTTCTTCCGCCCGCTCGCGGTAGGTGCGCCCGAGCCGGTGCGGGAGATCCCGTTCCGGCCGTCGCGCATGATCCACTTCTTCGACCCGAGCAACGAGAAGATGGCCGCGAAGGTGCCGGACATGGCCGCGCAGGCCGACGTCGTCCTCGGCAACCTGGAAGACGCCGTGCGCGCCGACCGCAAGGAGGCCGCGCGCGAGGGTCTGGTGAAGATCGCCAGGGCCACCGACTTCGGCGACACCCAGCTGTGGACCAGGGTCAACAGCCTCGACTCGCCGTGGGTCCTCGACGACCTGGTCACCCTGGTCACCGAGGTCGGCGACAAGCTCGACGTGATCATGGTCCCGAAGGTCGAGGGCGCCCACGACATCCACTACGTCGACCGGCTGCTGGCCCAGCTCGAGGCCCGTGCGGGCCTGGAGCGGCCGCTGCTGGTGCACGCCATCCTGGAGACCGCCAGCGGCGTGGCCAATGTCGAGGAGATCGCCACCGCGAGCCCGCGCATGCAGGGCATCTCGCTGGGCCCGGCCGACCTCGCCGCGAGCCGCCGGATGAAGACCACCAGGGTCGGCGGCGGCCACCCCGGCTACCTCGTGCGCACCGACCCCGTCGGCGACGATCTGACCGAGGGCCGCACCACATACCAGCAGGACCTGTGGCACTACACCGTCGCGCGCATGGTCGACGCCTGCGCGGGCGCGGGGATCCTGCCGTACTACGGCCCGTTCGGCGACATCGCCGACGTCGTGGCCTGCGAGGACCAGTTCCGCAACGCCTTCCTGCTCGGCTGCGTCGGCGCGTGGAGCCTGCACCCCAAGCAGATCGCCATCGCCAAGAAGGTCTTCTCCCCGGCCCCGGAGGACGTCGCGTGGGCGCGGCGGGTCATCGCGGCGATGGGTGACGGCACGGGCGCGGTCATGATCGACGGCAAGATGCAGGACGACGCCACGGTGAAGCAGTGCCGCGTCGTGGCCGAACTCGCCGACGCCCTCGCCGCGCGCGACCCCGAGTTGGCCTCCGCCTACGACACCGCCACCAAGGAGGCGCTGGCCAGTGAGTGAGTCGACGCTGCCTGACACCGGTTCGGCACCGCGCCCCCGCCGGTCGGTCCTCTACATGCCGGGCGCCAACGAGCGCGCGCTGGAGAAGGCCAAGACCCTGCCCGCCGACGCGCTGATCCTCGATCTGGAGGACTCCGTGGCCCCCGACGCCAAGGCCGAGGGGCGCGAGCGGGTCTGCGCGGCCGTCGCGAACGGCGGCTACGGCAACCGCGAGCTGACCATCCGGATCAACGGCCTTGGCACCCAGTGGCACGCCGACGACCTGCGGGCCGCCGCCAAGGCCGGGCCCGCCGCCGTCGTGGTCCCGAAGGTCAACAGCGCCACCGAGGTGCACGCCATCGAGCGCGCGCTGGAGGCCGCGGGCGCCCCCGACCACACCGCGATCTGGGCGATGGTCGAGACGCCCATCGCCATGCTGCGCGCCCATGACATCGCCGCGGCGTCCGAGCGGCTGACGGTGTTCGTCATGGGCACCAACGACCTGGCCAAGGAACTGCACGCCGAGCACGTGCCCGGCCGCGCGCCGCTGCTGGGCGGGCTGTCGCTGGCGCTGCTGGCGGCCAGGGCGACCGGCAAGGTCATCCTCGACGGCGTCTACAACGACGTGAAGGACCTCGACGGCTTCGCCGCGGAATGCCTGCAGGGCAGGCAGTTCGGCTTCGACGGCAAGACGCTGATCCACCCCGGCCAGATCGAGCCGTGCAACCAGGCCTTCGCTCCGTCCGAGGCCGAGGTCGCCCAGTCGCGCAAGATCATCGAGGCGTTCGAGGCGGCCGCCGCCGAGGGGCGCGGCGTGGTCACCGTGGACGGCCGAATGATCGAGAACCTGCACGTCGACAACGCCCGCCGGATCCTCGCCGTCGCCGCCGCGATCGACGATCTGGGCTGATCCGCACAGTGCTCCGCCGGACCGCCCGCGCCTTTCCCCGGCGCGGGCGGTCCGCGTTTCCGCGCATTCTCTGACCTCCGTCGCCGACGAAAGGTTGCCCCGAATCCGGGCGCATATCCGCGTGCGGAACCGGGCGGTTGGAGGTGACGAAGAGTCGTGGAAACGCGCTATGGTACGGCCGATGTTCACCCGTTCGGGCACTTGCACCGCGGCCCGAGGGGTACTGAATTGTCGCCACTCCGGCGAGTGATCACTCCGCCTTTCCCGTCATGGCGAGTTGTTTTGGGACTAATCGACACGGAGAAGAGGAACGATTCGAGTGCTCGATGAGCAGGAGGAAACGCCCGCGCCGTCGCGCGCGGCGGGCAGACGCGGCAGGCCCGCGCTCAGCAGGCTGCGGACCACCGCCGACTTCACCAACGACAAGCTCAGTCCCGACGACCGCAAGCTCGTCCTGTTCCTGCTTGTCGTGCTGGTCGACGAGAACGACTCCCTGAGTGAGTCCTATCGGGCCGTGGCCGAGGAATACGGCCACCTGCCTGGCCACTGGGCCTACGGCAGTGATCTGGGCGACCTGCAGAAGAAGTGCTCCAAGTTCCTCGGGCGCGGCGCCCGCAGAAGGCCGCGGTGGGAGGAGATCCGCGACGTGCTGGCGGTCGCGGTGTCCGACGGAAACCGGCCGGTGATCACCGCGATGGCCGCGGGACTGTACTGTCGCGCGGCGACGCTGCGCAGTCCCGGCAGCGGGTACACCGGGGTGATCAGGCTGCCGTCCTGGATCGACGACCCGGAGGTGTCGCGCGGGCAGATCCACGACTCGGTCGGCGCGGTCACCGTCTCCCGGCCGCGCGAGATCGACCCGCCCAGCGCGCGCGAGTCGGCAGTCCAGGCCGTGCTTCACGCACGTCTGCGGGACCAGCGGTCGGAGTTCCAGCGCCGCGAACACCAACTGCGCCGCGAGGTCGGCGAGGCGCACCGCCGCGGCGACGCCCTGGCCGAACTCGCCCAGCACTATCTGCGTCTGGTGCATCCCGGTGTCAGCGACGACTACCTCCGGCGGGTGTTCATCGCCGACCTCAACGCCCGTATCGATTCTCTCCCCCGTCGGTGATGTGATCACCAGCCGACCAAAGCGCTGATCACACCGCCTCGCGGACGGCCCGGTGCCCACGGCATCGGGCCGTTCCCGTCGCGCGAACCTATCCAGTCCCACGCTGACCAGGGGACTTTCCCGGCGAGTTCACTCACCTGGACTAACGCGGGCGGGGAGTAACATCGAGAGTGGGAAAAGGGAGCCCACCATGGTTCTCCTCTATGTATTGGCCTCGGCCCTGTTCACC from Alloactinosynnema sp. L-07 includes:
- a CDS encoding CoA ester lyase — encoded protein: MRSPKDFFRPLAVGAPEPVREIPFRPSRMIHFFDPSNEKMAAKVPDMAAQADVVLGNLEDAVRADRKEAAREGLVKIARATDFGDTQLWTRVNSLDSPWVLDDLVTLVTEVGDKLDVIMVPKVEGAHDIHYVDRLLAQLEARAGLERPLLVHAILETASGVANVEEIATASPRMQGISLGPADLAASRRMKTTRVGGGHPGYLVRTDPVGDDLTEGRTTYQQDLWHYTVARMVDACAGAGILPYYGPFGDIADVVACEDQFRNAFLLGCVGAWSLHPKQIAIAKKVFSPAPEDVAWARRVIAAMGDGTGAVMIDGKMQDDATVKQCRVVAELADALAARDPELASAYDTATKEALASE
- a CDS encoding aminoglycoside phosphotransferase family protein encodes the protein MLTVPADFADGFTEPDELRWIADLPDLATRCARRWDLTPDGEPNYGYVALVVPVRRADGSPAVLKLPWPHEEAEHEALTLSLWDGDGAVRLLAHEPSDWSMLLERLDPDTSLLDVPITEAIEVVAGLARRLDRPSPAVVRHVRTTAEQWADELAASDCAVPRELVEQAVAYCRELAPRAGNRLVNEDLHYENVLRGEREPWLVIDPKPIAGDPEFGVLALLWNRIDDPRARLDAVVAAMDLDHDLARRWSFVRAVETWVDEEDSPGARAVALALAE
- a CDS encoding CoA ester lyase, with the protein product MSESTLPDTGSAPRPRRSVLYMPGANERALEKAKTLPADALILDLEDSVAPDAKAEGRERVCAAVANGGYGNRELTIRINGLGTQWHADDLRAAAKAGPAAVVVPKVNSATEVHAIERALEAAGAPDHTAIWAMVETPIAMLRAHDIAAASERLTVFVMGTNDLAKELHAEHVPGRAPLLGGLSLALLAARATGKVILDGVYNDVKDLDGFAAECLQGRQFGFDGKTLIHPGQIEPCNQAFAPSEAEVAQSRKIIEAFEAAAAEGRGVVTVDGRMIENLHVDNARRILAVAAAIDDLG